The genomic stretch AAAGCAGGAGTCTGGGGAAAGTGATGAGTCCAAAAAAGTAGTCCCTTCGAGTCCTCTAATTTACCCTCGTGGCGCAGCAGTAAGCGATGCCCTCGGCGCACTGCGCCCCGAATTCCTGCGCCCCACTGCACCGCCGCACTCCGTGGAGGGGTACATAAGGCGGAGGGGGTGAGGTGACTTGGGCGGAGTTCTGTCGTCGGGATCCCTCCGCAGGGCTCAGCCGTTTCCGGAGTCTGCGCTGCGCCCGGTTCCGCCATTGCGGCTCTCCCGGACCCTGGAGCCTCCGCCCCCGACCCGAGCTCTTTCGTCTGCCTGCCAGTTTCCTGCGTCCCCGGAGAGTATCTTGCTGagcccagcctcccccctcccccttctcctcctctcccttggAGAGCCCGGGCAGCCGCTGCCCCGCAGCCCCAGTGACAGGAGGAGACCATACACCCGACAGCGCCATGGCCCAGATTCTGCCAATTCGTTTTCAGGAGCATCTCCAGGTGCGGCCGGGCCCGGGCCAGTGAGGGCTGTGGAGAGGGTGGTAGGAAAGAAGAAGGTGGAGTCTGGGCCCAAGTAGAAAGAGTAGGATCGGAGGGGGATGGGTATTGGTGCTTGGGGTAGATGGAGGATGGGGGCGCTATCTTGGAAAGCTTAAGAGTTAATGATGTGG from Ursus arctos isolate Adak ecotype North America unplaced genomic scaffold, UrsArc2.0 scaffold_24, whole genome shotgun sequence encodes the following:
- the LOC125283287 gene encoding uncharacterized protein LOC125283287 isoform X3 — its product is MALSGVWSPPVTGAAGQRLPGLSKGEEEKGEGGGWAQQDTLRGRRKLAGRRKSSGRGRRLQGPGEPQWRNRAQRRLRKRLSPAEGSRRQNSAQVTSPPPPYVPLHGVRRCSGAQEFGAQCAEGIAYCCATRIIWQRARGRTSMGSRRGRGRSRIPAKRSQRGAQSQDPQDHDRS
- the LOC125283287 gene encoding uncharacterized protein LOC125283287 isoform X2, which encodes MALSGVWSPPVTGAAGQRLPGLSKGEEEKGEGGGWAQQDTLRGRRKLAGRRKSSGRGRRLQGPGEPQWRNRAQRRLRKRLSPAEGSRRQNSAQVTSPPPPYVPLHGVRRCSGAQEFGAQCAEGIAYCCATRFFLKIIWQRARGRTSMGSRRGRGRSRIPAKRSQRGAQSQDPQDHDRS